One Glycine soja cultivar W05 chromosome 2, ASM419377v2, whole genome shotgun sequence genomic region harbors:
- the LOC114384468 gene encoding PH, RCC1 and FYVE domains-containing protein 1-like produces MADLGSYGNANRDIEQQALIALKKGAQLLKYGRKGKPKFCPFRLSNDESSLIWITSSGERNLKLSSVSRIIPGQRTAVFQRYLRPEKDYLSFSLIYSNGKRSLDLICKDKAEAEVWIAGLKALISSGQGGRSKIDGWSDGGLILNDSRDLTSNSPSESSASTSRGISSPDISSTLPNTSPKSYRPDNTISERSHASPDPTNMQVKGSASDVFRVSVSSAPSTSSHGSAPDDYDALWDVYIWGEVTCENVKVGADKNVNYFSPRADVLLPRPLESNVVLDVHHIACGVRHASLVTRQGEVFTWGEESGGRLGHGVGKNVVQPRLVEALISTTIDFVACGEFHSCAVTMAGELYTWGDGMHNAGLLGHGSNVSHWIPKRIAGPLEGLQIAFVACGPWHTALITSTGQLFTFGDGTFGVLGHGDRQNVSYPREVESLLGLRTIAVACGVWHTAAVVEVIATHSGTSISSGKLFTWGDGDKNRLGHGDKEARLKPTCVSALIDYNFHKIACGHSLTVGLTTSGRVFTMGSTVYGQLGSSLSDGKVPCLVGDKIAGESIEEIACGAYHVAVLTSKNEVYTWGKGANGRLGHGDIEDRKTPALVEALKDRHVKYIACGSNYSAAICLHKWVSGAEQSQCSTCRQAFGFTRKRHNCYNCGLVHCHSCSSRKALRAAHAPNPGKPYRVCDSCYAKLNKVAEACNSNRRNALPRLSGENKDRLDKSDLRLSKAVIPSNMDLIKQLDSKAAKQGKKGDTFSLIRPSQPPSLLQLKDVVLSTALDLRRTVPRPVVAPSGVSSRSVSPFSRRSSPPRSATPIPTTSGLSFSKSISDSLKKTNELLNQEVQKLHAQVESLRQRCELQELELQRSAKKTQEATALAAEESGKSKAAKEVIKSLTAQLKDLAEKLPPGVYDAENIRPAYLPNGLEPNGIHNPDSNGEQHSRAESIIGSSLDSMGLESALLNKTAGNSPGTYGTNLHQKIRSPVSSNGTNNYPGVKLPNGGGVIQASSGTVSDTADGRDSGNFHDDESGLKSRNAAPTADGNQVEAEWIEQYEPGVYITLVALHDGTRDLKRVRFSRRRFGEHQAETWWSENRDRVYERYNVRSTDKSANQAARSSKGAGSPVSQT; encoded by the exons ATGGCAGATCTTGGTAGCTACGGGAATGCCAACCGTGACATTGAACAACAA GCATTGATTGCTTTGAAAAAGGGTGCTCAACTTCTTAAATATGGTCGTAAAGGAAAGCCCAAGTTTTGTCCATTTAGACTTTCCAAT GATGAATCATCCTTAATCTGGATTACAAGTAGTGGAGAAAGAAATCTGAAGCTATCTTCTGTCTCTAGAATTATTCCTGGACAAAGAACT GCTGTTTTCCAACGTTACTTGCGTCCTGAGAAGGACTATTTGTCTTTTTCACTTATTTACAGTAATGGAAAGCGATCACTTGATTTG ATTTGCAAAGATAAAGCTGAGGCTGAAGTGTGGATTGCTGGCCTCAAAGCACTGATATCTTCTGGTCAAGGTGGTCGTTCCAAAATTGATGGATGGAGTGATGGGGGTCTCATTCTTAAT GATAGCAGAGACTTAACATCAAATAGTCCAAGTGAAAGTTCGGCTAGCACATCACGAGGCATTAGTTCTCCTGACATTTCTTCAACTCTTCCAAATACTTCACCAAAGTCCTATCGACCTGACAATACAATTTCTGAAAGGTCACATGCGTCACCAGACCCAACAAACATGCAAGTGAAAGGATCTGCTTCAGATGTATTTCGTGTCAGTGTTTCAAGTGCCCCTAGTACATCTAGTCATGGATCTGCACCTGATGACTATGATGCTCTGTGGGATGTATACATATGGGGAGAGGTTACCTGTGAAAATGTTAAAGTTGGTGCtgataaaaatgtaaattatttcaGCCCGAGGGCAGATGTACTTCTCCCTAGACCACTGGAATCTAATGTAGTTTTAGATGTACATCATATAGCATGTGGTGTTAGACATGCTTCTCTAGTCACTAGGCAAGGTGAAGTTTTTACATGGGGTGAAGAATCAGGAGGACGTCTTGGCCATGGTGTTGGGAAAAATGTGGTTCAACCTCGTCTAGTTGAAGCACTGATTTCTACAACTATTGATTTTGTTGCCTGTGGGGAGTTCCATTCCTGTGCTGTTACAATGGCTGGGGAGCTATATACATGGGGTGATGGTATGCATAATGCTGGGCTTCTTGGTCATGGCAGCAATGTCAGTCATTGGATACCAAAGAGAATTGCTGGTCCATTAGAGGGACTTCAAATTGCATTTGTTGCTTGTGGTCCATGGCACACAGCCTTGATAACTTCAACAGGGCAGCTGTTTACGTTTGGTGATGGAACATTCGGTGTCTTGGGCCATGGAGATAGGCAAAATGTTTCATATCCAAGAGAAGTGGAATCCTTATTGGGGTTGAGGACAATAGCTGTTGCTTGTGGAGTGTGGCATACTGCAGCTGTTGTAGAGGTTATCGCAACACACTCCGGTACAAGCATATCATCAGGTAAATTGTTTACTTGGGGTGATGGAGACAAAAATCGCCTTGGACATGGGGACAAGGAGGCACGTCTTAAACCAACTTGTGTGTCTGCACTTATTGATtacaattttcataaaattgctTGTGGGCACAGTTTGACAGTAGGCCTGACAACATCTGGACGTGTTTTCACTATGGGAAGTACTGTTTATGGTCAGCTTGGGAGTTCTCTATCCGATGGAAAGGTTCCATGCTTGGTTGGAGACAAGATTGCCGGGGAATCTATTGAAGAAATTGCGTGTGGTGCATATCATGTAGCTGTATTAACATCCAAAAATGAAGTTTATACTTGGGGGAAAGGTGCAAATGGGAGATTGGGTCATGGAGATATTGAAGATCGTAAAACGCCAGCTTTGGTAGAAGCATTGAAGGATAGACATGTGAAATATATTGCATGTGGTTCGAACTACTCTGCTGCCATATGCCTTCATAAGTGGGTATCTGGTGCCGAGCAGTCTCAGTGCTCTACTTGTAGACAGGCATTTGGATTCACTAGAAAGAGGCACAATTGTTATAACTGCGGACTTGTCCACTGCCATTCGTGCAGCTCGAGGAAAGCATTAAGAGCAGCACACGCCCCTAATCCTGGCAAGCCGTATCGTGTGTGTGATTCTTGTTATGCAAAATTGAACAAGGTTGCTGAAGCTTGCAATAGTAATAGAAGGAATGCCTTGCCTCGTCTGTCAGGTGAGAACAAGGATAGGCTAGACAAGTCTGACCTAAGATTGTCCAAGGCAGTAATTCCCTCTAACATGGATTTGATAAAGCAGCTAGATAGTAAGGCAGCCAAGCAAGGAAAGAAAGGTGATACATTCTCACTGATTCGCCCCTCACAACCGCCTTCTCTGCTACAGCTGAAAGATGTTGTCTTGTCCACTGCTCTTGATCTGAGACGAACAGTTCCAAGACCAGTGGTTGCACCATCAGGAGTAAGTTCCAGATCTGTGTCCCCTTTCTCTAGAAGATCAAGCCCTCCTCGTTCAGctacacctattccaacaactTCAGGACTTTCCTTCTCAAAAAGTATTTCTGATAGTTTGAAGAAAACAAATGAACTTTTAAATCAAGAAGTGCAGAAGTTGCATGCTCAG GTTGAGAGCCTGAGACAGAGATGTGAACTGCAAGAATTAGAGCTTCAAAGGTCAgcaaaaaagactcaagaagcTACAGCACTGGCTGCAGAGGAATCTGGTAAAAGTAAAGCTGCAAAAGAAGTTATTAAGTCACTCACAGCACAG CTCAAAGATCTGGCTGAGAAGCTTCCTCCTGGAGTTTATGATGCTGAGAACATTAGACCAGCTTACCTACCAAATGGTCTTGAGCCAAATGGGATCCACAATCCAGATTCAAATGGGGAGCAGCACTCCAGAGCAGAGTCAATCATTGGCTCTAGTTTGGATTCCATGGGACTTGAATCCGCTCTATTGAATAAAACTGCAGGGAACTCGCCAGGAACATATGGAACTAATCTTCACCAGAAAATTCGGAGCCCCGTGTCCTCTAATGGGACCAATAATTATCCAGGTGTTAAATTGCCAAATGGTGGTGGTGTAATTCAGGCAAGCAGCGGTACTGTGTCAGATACTGCTGATGGTAGGGATTCTGGGAATTTCCACGATGACGAGAGTGGTTTGAAATCGAGGAATGCTGCTCCGACTGCTGATGGTAATCAAGTTGAGGCAGAATGGATTGAACAGTATGAACCTGGTGTCTACATAACACTTGTGGCACTGCATGATGGAACAAGAGATCTGAAGCGAGTGCGCTTCAG CCGAAGGAGATTCGGAGAGCACCAAGCAGAAACCTGGTGGTCCGAGAACCGTGACAGGGTATATGAAAGATACAACGTTCGCAGCACGGACAAGTCTGCCAACCAAGCAGCACGTAGTTCCAAAGGTGCTGGTTCACCTGTTTCCCAAACTTAG